In Streptomyces sp. NBC_01408, one DNA window encodes the following:
- the mce gene encoding methylmalonyl-CoA epimerase, translated as MLTRIDHIGIACFDLAKTVEFYRATYGFEVFHTEVNEEQGVREAMLKINETSDGGASYLQLLEPTREDSAVGKWLAKNGEGVHHIAFGTEDVRGDSEAIRGKGVRVLYDEPRTGSMGSSITFLHPKDCHGVLTELVTANPDH; from the coding sequence ATGCTGACAAGAATCGACCACATCGGGATCGCCTGCTTCGACCTGGCTAAAACTGTCGAGTTCTACCGTGCCACGTACGGCTTCGAGGTGTTCCACACCGAGGTCAACGAGGAGCAGGGTGTGCGCGAGGCCATGCTGAAGATCAACGAGACGTCCGACGGCGGCGCCTCCTACCTCCAGCTCCTGGAGCCCACCCGCGAGGACTCCGCGGTGGGCAAGTGGCTGGCCAAGAACGGGGAGGGCGTCCACCACATCGCCTTCGGCACCGAGGACGTCCGCGGTGACTCGGAGGCCATCCGCGGCAAGGGCGTCCGCGTCCTGTACGACGAGCCGCGCACCGGCTCGATGGGCTCCTCGATCACCTTCCTGCACCCCAAGGACTGCCACGGGGTCCTCACGGAACTGGTCACGGCCAACCCTGACCACTGA